DNA from Drosophila suzukii chromosome 2R, CBGP_Dsuzu_IsoJpt1.0, whole genome shotgun sequence:
tgttgcgccaggcCGGATCTGTATCCTCACCCTCCAATGATGTAATGCGAAATCACCAGTTAACGCGGagtgaaataaaaacaaggcaAAAGAAGAAAAGTAAACTTATTGATTTGATCCTAGAGATGGGTTATTCACTTAGATGGTATCGATATCTATATTGATTCCAGTAAAACCAGTGACAGCGAAACTGCAAAGCAGTGCTAGTCCAAGCAGTTTAAGTAAActctaaaaatttaaaaacgtAAAACATTTTGGGTATTCACAATTATCAAATTGCTAAGTGCTGGAAATTctaaagtatttatttatttttttatttatataaagctagCTTAAAGTTAAAACTATAGGCTAACTAAATTAAGAGCTCTAGTAGCTAAGGCCTTCAGCTCATCTGAGGTGTGGAATTAACGACATTTTTATATACATTCTTCTTTTCCTGGCGGCTTTTCTTATCCTTGCGATTCTTCTTTTCCTTGCGGCCCTTCTTCTCCTTGCAGTCCTTGTTATGATGGATTGTAATGACCCTACCGGGCTTGATGGTCTGCTCAGTCGCACGGATAATGTGTTTTACTTTCTTCTTGTCGGAAGACGAAGCCTCCGTGGTGGTGgtagtggtggtggtggtcgTGGGGGCCACAGTGGTGGCTGTGGTGGCCGTCGTGGAATTGGATGAAGTCGAGGTGGTCGGATCGGACGTGGTGGGGGAGGTGGACGTCGTCGGAGTGCTTGTTGTCGGATCGGAAGCGGTCGGAGTGCTCGTTGTTGGATCTGCTGGGGTTGAGGCGCTTTTGGCCACCGCCAGGGAGCAAGAAAGAATCAGCACGCAGTAGAATCGCATCTTGTTGTGGATAAGATACTTGGAACTGGGAACTGTGCTTTCGAAAGAGCTTCCCCTAGGCTTTTATAGCACCACCCAACCGGAAAACCTTCTCACCCACGCAGCATCAACATTTGAGTTATTTGCCCAGGGCAAATACCGCCCTGTTCCTTCTGCCTCTGATCTCGGGATCTATAAGTTTGCCATATTTGTTTTCACTGTTTGCACAAGACACGCTCAGAAAGGAGTTTGTTTGCACCCGCGAGACACATAATTGGCACTATTTGCCAAATCTCCAATCGAGGGTAAGTTCCAAAACAATGGCATACATTTCATTTGCAAATGTGGTTCtatttaattgcttttttttattcaaagATTGCGAATTTTCAGGTTTGGTTTTCATATATACTTAAAAAGTAATTAATATGCTTTCTATTGTTTTAAGGAAcaagttttatttaaaacattaaaaagaagtcaaaattattttaattggtGATACTACGTTCATCAAAACCAGTTATTGATTCGAACAAACTGTTTCCGAATTTCAAAATGTtgtattgataataagaaccAAACctcttttaaactttttttaaataaatctgGGCGCTAGACGGgtttttagcgttatgggcgtttgtgagcgttagagtggaccccgctgaaacaaactaacgctgcgcaagaagcccaagaatctgcatgcttaTTCCCAACATTTAAGCTCATAGGTttcgagatctctgcgttcataCGTGGACATGGCTttatcgactcggctagtgatcctgatcaataatatatatacctaaCTGAGTCGGAAACGACTCTACGAGAAACGGGTATAAAATTACCGACAAAATACCAAAAACTACgagtataaaaatatatggcCTGGAAATCACTTTCTTTCGCTGTCTGCATATCAACATTCAAAAGTGATTTGATagttttttgtaaaattttttatattgtcTTTAAATCTTCCAGAAGTGACTTCAGGACGACCGGCGATAGTTTGCTCGCCCAAATGCCTGCCACGTCGATTTAAATCGGTAGTTGTACGATTTTTGTTTAAGTTGTCAATGGCAACGGAAGGCTAAACACACCTCAAGCAAATACATTACAATTTTACCCTCACATTAAGATGGAGGAACTTCAAAAGGTTGGACTGTTTATAGATGATATCTACAGACTGCGCGTTGAAAACCCTAGCCTTGTCGGTGACAAAATAAAGTTCAAACAAGAATGCTTACAATACTCCAAGAACTTTAACATTTTCAAGAAGTTAGCTTTTgatttttggaaaatatacAAGACCTTTGTAAAAGACGTCGATAAGGAAAAACTGCTCTGTATTGGTACCCAAAATCAGCTAAAGACCATTTCTAATGTGCGCCAGAGGAAGCAGCAAGTCGATCAATACGAGACTTTTGAGAAAACCGTGGAACTGGAACGTTTAAAGACCGAACTGCAGTATTTGCGACGAATCGAGACAGTGCAAAATgaaataataaacaatttcttTCTGAATCATTAATAAAGTATTGACTTTTGAAAGCTTTTGtgtattctttatttattggTTAAGGTTTCAATAACCGCTGGGAGAGAGGCGAAGGTAAATGTGCAAACTTTTACCTGGTGAAAACTATTAACTGGTtacctttaaaatatataggaTATTTTTGTATATGAGGACTTTTTAACTCCCTGTTACGTGAAATAATAACAAGGCAACCCTGTTCAAGCAGTGCACATTCAGACTCAGTATATCACAACCAAGCAGTTTCCAGAATTTTCTTGATAATCATACGGCAGCCTACTAATTTTACAGCTGATCTAATAAACTAACGACAAAATGCATCAAAATCTCTTGTTTATTTTGTGTGAGTTCTATTTGATTATATAGCTGTTTTGAAGACATTAACATATTCCGATTCCCCCAGTGCTCTGCGCCACCGCCACACAGGCCCAGGCGGAACTGTCCGGACTTTTGAGTGCCCTCCAATATTTCGGACTCTACTCGAATGGAACTTCGGAATCCCTGGGAATTTCACGGGGACAGTGCCACTACACATTTGAGACATTCGCCCTACTGGAGGAGCGACGCGTGTGCGCCCCTGATGACGAGCACATCCTTCACCTGACTGCCGGCCAGGTACCTCCGGTACGAAAGCCACCCATTTTGATCAAGTGCCTGCAGCAGGATCCGCCAGAGAATGAAACTGCTCACGAGCCGGGATTGCTGATAATGCGCAGTGCCAAGGAGATTGTGGGTCTGCTGAAGCCAATGGGAAACGCCACCAAGCGCCACGAACCGGGCAGCTGTGTGGTGGTCCACTTTTGCACCGCCTCCAGCTTGGAGTGCGCTCGAGTGGCTCCAATGATGAACCTGCTGCCCCATCTCTTTCCCACGCTGCCCATCGCCTATGTAGATGCCTACGAGTTTGGACGCTTCAACGCGGAGTTCGGAATCGTCTCGCTGCCCACACTGATGATATTCCACCAGGGCAGGCCGCTCATCAAGTACGATCCCTCGTGGTCGGACTCGGAGAAGCGCAGCTTTGCCCGGTTCATCATGAGGCACACGAACGTGAAGACCGTGGATCCGCAGGCCATTCATCCGGACATTTTCAATCGCACTAGGAGAGAACCTCTGTCCAATGTGCCCATCGTGCAGACGGATTACTATCTGGGCCTGGCTTGGGCCTTCATTCTCGCCTGCCTGGCCAACTACCTGCGACAGACCGTCTTCTGGAAGCAGCTGGTGGAGATGGTGCAGCGAAATTGGCGGGAATCGGAGGAGACGCAGATGGAGATGGTGGACTAGTCGGTTATTTAGTTTAATTTCCCTTTAAGTTAGGTACAACGCTTTAAATGATTCACTAATATAATGTAATTACCGTTTAATTAAATTCACATCAACATTTACTTAAGCCTTATGAATTACATGTATTGGGGAATTGGTAAATGTAGTGTTTTCTATGTTTTGGAGCGCCTTCGAATCGCTAGTGTCCCTTTACACGGGCTCTGGTCTCCGTAATTTAAAGCTTAGTGGCTAACGAAATCTAGAAACTTGAGAATTAGCCAAATAATTCAAACTTATGATTACGATTTCATATATTATCCATTACTTTCTTTGAA
Protein-coding regions in this window:
- the bug gene encoding uncharacterized protein bug, which codes for MHQNLLFILLLCATATQAQAELSGLLSALQYFGLYSNGTSESLGISRGQCHYTFETFALLEERRVCAPDDEHILHLTAGQVPPVRKPPILIKCLQQDPPENETAHEPGLLIMRSAKEIVGLLKPMGNATKRHEPGSCVVVHFCTASSLECARVAPMMNLLPHLFPTLPIAYVDAYEFGRFNAEFGIVSLPTLMIFHQGRPLIKYDPSWSDSEKRSFARFIMRHTNVKTVDPQAIHPDIFNRTRREPLSNVPIVQTDYYLGLAWAFILACLANYLRQTVFWKQLVEMVQRNWRESEETQMEMVD
- the IFT20 gene encoding intraflagellar transport protein 20 homolog; this encodes MEELQKVGLFIDDIYRLRVENPSLVGDKIKFKQECLQYSKNFNIFKKLAFDFWKIYKTFVKDVDKEKLLCIGTQNQLKTISNVRQRKQQVDQYETFEKTVELERLKTELQYLRRIETVQNEIINNFFLNH
- the LOC108017701 gene encoding protein new-glue 3-like, which encodes MRFYCVLILSCSLAVAKSASTPADPTTSTPTASDPTTSTPTTSTSPTTSDPTTSTSSNSTTATTATTVAPTTTTTTTTTTEASSSDKKKVKHIIRATEQTIKPGRVITIHHNKDCKEKKGRKEKKNRKDKKSRQEKKNVYKNVVNSTPQMS